One genomic region from Myripristis murdjan chromosome 7, fMyrMur1.1, whole genome shotgun sequence encodes:
- the LOC115362028 gene encoding solute carrier family 12 member 5-like — protein sequence MLNSVTDCEEGEGGPNSQGDGNPKESSPFINSSTSDAEKSQQYDGKNMALFEEEMDTSPMVSSLLSTLANYSNLPTGSKEHEEAENEEGARPSKKPIKAPQLGTLMGVYLPCIQNIFGVILFLRMTWMVGIGGVFGSFIIVFMCCSTTMLTAISMSAIATNGVVPAGGSYYMISRSLGPEFGGAVGICFYLGTTFAGAMYILGCIEILLIYIVPQAAIFKLEGLEGPEAEAALLNNMRVYGTIVLSFMALVVFVGVKYVNKLALVFLACVILSILAVYAGVIKTAIEPPVFPVCILGNRTLVSKGYDVCAKVIERDNETVTTKLWRSFCDSEYLNATCDEYFTNNNVTEIQGIPGVTSGILAENLFGYYLDKGAILEKRGFASVMDPDSPVTSSNRYVLADITSFFTLLVGIYFPSVTGIMAGSNRSGDLRDAQKSIPIGTIAAITTTSTVYMSCVVLFGACIEGVVLRDKFGEGVSGNLVIGTLAWPSPWVIVFGSFFSTCGAGLQSLTGAPRLLQAISRDGIIPFLRVFGHGKANGEPTWALLLTAGICEIGIIIASLDAVAPILSMFFLMCYMFVNLACALQTLLRTPNWRPRFKFYHWALSFLGMSLCLSLMFICSWYYAIVAMGIATCIYKYIEFCGAEKEWGDGIRGISLSAARFALMRLEEGPPHTKNWRPQILVLVSVDAEQNVEQPRMLSLTNQLKAGKGLTIVGTAVEGTFLDNYAQAQKADQSLRKLMETEKVKGFSQVVISSNLRDGTSHLIQVGGLGGLKHNTVLVSWPRNWKQPEDHQRFRDFIEVVRETTVASMALLVPKNIGSYPSNGERFTEGHIDVWWIVHDGGMLMLLPFLLRQHKVWRKCKMRIFTVAQMDDNSIQMKKDLITFLYHLRLDAEVEVVEMHDGDISAYTYEKTLMMEQRTQILKQMHLTKNEMEREIQSITDSSRGSIRRKNPSTLRAQQSTEEAASVAEKPEEEVQLIHNKNASPTPTSPTSPTAPAGGTASLDTGAQKAWTDKGKSLAAGAAAHPEAAKDLFNMKPEWENLNQSNVRRMNTALRLNEVITKKSKEAKLVLLNMPGPPRNRMGDENYMEFLEVLTEGLNRVLLVRGGGREVITIYS from the exons gcgATGGAAACCCCAAGGAGAGCAGTCCTTtcatcaacagcagcaccagTGATGCCGAGAAGAGCCAGCAGTACGACGGCAAGAACATGGCTCTGTTTGAG gaggAGATGGATACCAGTCCAATGGTGTCCTCTCTGCTCAGCACTCTGGCCAACTACTCCAACCTGCCCACCGGCAGCAAAGAGCACGAAGAGGCTGAGAATGAGGAGGGAGCGCGCCCGTCCAAAAAACCCATCAAG GCACCACAGCTTGGCACTCTGATGGGTGTGTACCTTCCCTGCATCCAGAATATTTTTGGCGTGATCCTCTTCCTGCGCATGACTTGGATGGTCGGCATCGGAGGGGTCTTTGGCTCCTTCATCATCGTCTTTATGTGTTGCTCCACG ACCATGCTCACAGCCATCTCTATGAGTGCCATTGCAACTAATGGAGTCGTACCAG CTGGAGGATCGTACTACATGATCTCTCGCTCCCTGGGCCCTGAGTTTGGTGGAGCTGTTGGGATCTGCTTCTACCTGGGCACCACTTTTGCGGGCGCCATGTACATTCTTGGCTGTATTGAAATTCTGCTG ATTTATATCGTTCCTCAGGCAGCCATCTTCAAACTGGAGGGCCTGGAGGGGCCGGAGGCAGAGGCAGCTCTCCTTAACAACATGCGGGTGTATGGCACCATTGTGCTGAGCTTCATGGCACTGGTGGTGTTTGTGGGGGTCAAGTATGTCAATAAGTTGGCACTGGTCTTCCTGGCCTGTGTCATCCTCTCCATCCTGGCCGTCTACGCCGGCGTCATCAAAACCGCCATTGAACCCCCTGTCTTCCC GGTCTGCATCCTGGGAAATCGAACTCTTGTGTCTAAAGGGTATGACGTGTGTGCAAAGGTCATTGAGAGAGACAACGAAACAGTCACCACCAAGCTCTGGAGGAGCTTCTGTGATTCTGAGTACCTCAACGCCACTTGTGATGAATACTTCACCAACAACAATGTCACAGAGATACAGGGCATCCCTGGGGTCACTAGTGGCATCCTGGCAG AGAATCTGTTTGGCTACTATCTTGACAAAGGAGCAATTTTGGAGAAGCGTGGATTTGCATCAGTGATGGATCCAGACAGTCCCGTAACCAGCAGCAACCGCTACGTCCTGGCTGACATCACCAGCTTCTTCACCCTGCTGGTGGGAATATACTTTCCTTCAGTCACAG GTATCATGGCTGGCTCCAACCGGTCTGGAGACCTGCGTGATGCTCAGAAGTCCATCCCCATTGGCACCATTGCAGCCATCACTACCACTTCTACTGTGT ACATGTCCTGTGTGGTGCTGTTTGGGGCCTGTATAGAGGGAGTAGTCCTGAGGGACAA GTTTGGTGAAGGAGTCAGTGGGAACTTAGTGATTGGTACGCTGGCATGGCCATCGCCATGGGTCATTGTGTTTGGCTCCTTCTTCTCCACCTGTGGGGCAGGCCTTCAGAGTCTAACTGGGGCTCCACGTCTCCTGCAGGCCATCTCTCGGGATGGCATCATCCCTTTCCTTAGA GTGTTTGGACATGGTAAAGCCAACGGAGAGCCCACCTGGGCCCTCCTGCTCACAGCAGGCATCTGTGAAATTGGCATCATCATTGCCTCTCTGGATGCAGTCGCTCCCATCCTCTCCAT gTTCTTCTTGATGTGCTACATGTTTGTCAATCTTGCCTGCGCCCTGCAAACTTTACTGAGGACGCCCAACTGGAGGCCACGTTTCAAATTCTACCACTG GGCTCTGTCTTTCCTGGGTATGAGTCTGTGCCTGTCGCTTATGTTCATCTGTTCCTGGTATTATGCCATTGTTGCCATGGGCATTGCTACCTGCATCTACAAATACATTGAATTCTGTGG GGCTGAGAAGGAGTGGGGAGACGGGATACGTGGCATCTCTCTCAGCGCGGCACGATTTGCTCTCATGAGGCTGGAGGAGGGACCGCCACACACCAAGAACTGGAG GCCTCAGATCCTGGTCTTGGTGAGCGTGGATGCTGAGCAGAACGTCGAGCAGCCTCGCATGCTGtccctgaccaatcagctgaaAGCGGGGAAGGGCCTGACCATCGTTGGTACCGCAGTGGAGGGAACCTTCCTCGACAACTATGCTCAGGCTCAGAAGGCAGACCAG TCTTTGCGTAAACTGATGGAGACGGAGAAGGTGAAGGGATTCTCTCAGGTGGTCATCTCCTCTAATCTGAGAGATGGGACATCCCACCTGATCCAGGTCGGAGGACTGGGGGGCCTTAAGCACAACACTGTGCTGGTCAGCTGGCCCCGTAACTGGAAGCAGCCTGAGGACCACCAGCGCTTCAGGGACTTCATCG AGGTGGTTAGAGAGACGACTGTGGCCAGTATGGCCTTGCTGGTTCCTAAGAACATTGGTAGCTACCCGTCCAACGGAGAGCGCTTCACTGAGGGCCACATAGACGTGtggtggattgtccatgatggAGGCATGCTGATGCTCCTGCCCTTCCTGCTGCGTCAGCACAAG GTGTGGAGGAAGTGCAAGATGCGCATTTTTACTGTTGCTCAGATGGACGACAATAGTATCCAGATGAAGAAAGACCTCATCACCTTCCTCTATCACCTGCGTCTCGATGCTGAGGTGGAAGTAGTAGAGATG CATGACGGTGACATCTCAGCCTACACCTATGAGAAGACTTTGATGATGGAGCAGCGCACACAGATCCTCAAACAGATGCATCTGACCAAgaatgagatggagagagag ATCCAGAGTATTACAGATTCATCCCGTGGCTCCATCCGACGTAAAAACCCGTCCACCCTGCGGGCCCAGCAGAGCACTGAGGAGGCAGCCAGCGTGGCAGAAAAACCAGAAGAGGAG GTCCAGCTGATCCACAATAAAAATGCCTCCCCCACCCCGACAAGTCCCACATCCCCGACCGCCCCTGCAGGGGGCACTGCGAGCCTAGACACTGGGGCGCAGAAGGCTTGGACAGACAAGGGGAAGAGCCtggcagctggagcagcagcacaccCAGAGGCAGCCAAAGACCTCTTCAACATGAAGCC GGAATGGGAGAACCT GAACCAGTCCAATGTGCGGCGCATGAATACAGCGCTGCGGCTCAACGAGGTCATCACCAAGAAGTCCAAGGAGGCGAAACTTGTCCTGCTCAACATGCCTGGACCTCCCAGGAACCGCATGGGCGACGAAAACT acATGGAGTTCCTCGAGGTTCTCACTGAAGGCCTCAATCGGGTCCTGCTGGTGCGTGGCGGTGGACGTGAGGTCATCACCATCTACTCCTGA
- the LOC115362029 gene encoding ammonium transporter Rh type B-like: protein MRKHSTSLRVRLPVFVVVIEVIILTLYAAFVTYDDNADAKLQTNQTNPMDNSMYKDYPFFTDIQVMIFLGFGCLLAFFRRYGFGGMVFNFLTATFAIQWAILVQGYFQFSRDGKIHLGVINLINAEFACAVVLISFGAVLGKTSPVQLLVMALLEVPVFAVTEWAVVTYIKINDAGGSILIHLFACYFGLGVTFALYRSCLNEGHAKENTSYHSDILSVMGTLFLWVFWPSFNSALTLKGDDQHRAILHTFIGLSASTLTAFALSAMLNKNGKLTMADVQNVTLAGGVTVGASVDMMISPAAAYALGMMGCTACMLGYKYLSPFLARRFRIQDQCGIHNLHGLTGLISCTAGIVAILTATEEVYGPSMYEIFTHRAPMAGDPRLLELQVFIPGLQPGLGRTAKEQALYQVAAVFLTIGVSALGGVLTGFVLKLPYLASPSDDFCFDDELFFDVPLDYDSPVKLINVNTTEDSAA, encoded by the coding sequence ATGAGGAAGCATTCAACCAGCCTTCGAGTGAGGTTACCTGTGTTTGTAGTTGTCATCGAGGTGATCATCCTTACCCTTTATGCTGCCTTTGTCACCTACGATGATAATGCTGATGCCAAGCTGCAGACCAACCAGACCAACCCCATGGACAATTCAATGTACAAGGACTACCCCTTTTTCACTGACATACAGGTCATGATATTCCTTGGCTTTGGGTGCCTCCTGGCCTTCTTTCGTCGCTATGGGTTTGGAGGGATGGTCTTTAACTTCCTCACAGCTACTTTTGCCATCCAGTGGGCCATCCTGGTGCAGGGGTACTTCCAATTCAGCCGTGATGGTAAGATCCACCTTGGGGTGATCAACCTCATAAATGCAGAGTTTGCCTGTGCCGTGGTGCTGATCTCTTTCGGGGCGGTGCTGGGGAAGACTAGTCCGGTGCAGCTGCTGGTTATGGCTCTGCTGGAAGTCCCGGTCTTTGCAGTCACAGAATGGGCGGTGGTGACGTATATAAAGATCAATGATGCAGGAGGCTCTATTCTGATCCACCTGTTTGCCTGTTACTTTGGCTTGGGTGTCACATTTGCGCTGTACAGATCTTGCCTAAATGAAGGCCATGCAAAGGAGAACACCAGTTACCACTCAGACATCTTGTCTGTGATGGGGACCTTGTTCCTCTGGGTGTTTTGGCCCTCCTTCAATTCAGCACTGACGCTGAAGGGAGACGACCAGCACAGGGCCATCCTGCACACCTTCATCGGCCTCAGCGCCTCCACACTCACAGCCTTTGCCCTGTCTGCGATGCTTAACAAAAATGGCAAGCTCACCATGGCTGATGTTCAGAATGTGACCCTGGCTGGAGGTGTGACAGTGGGGGCATCTGTGGACATGATGATATCACCTGCGGCGGCATATGCTCTAGGTATGATGGGCTGCACTGCTTGCATGCTGGGCTACAAGTACCTGAGCCCCTTCCTGGCTCGACGGTTCAGGATCCAGGATCAGTGTGGAATACATAACTTGCATGGCCTAACAGGACTTATTTCTTGTACTGCGGGGATAGTTGCGATACTGACAGCTACAGAGGAAGTTTACGGCCCCAGTATGTATGAGATCTTTACCCACAGGGCACCGATGGCAGGGGATCCTCGGCTACTTGAGCTCCAGGTGTTTATCCCCGGTTTACAGCCAGGCTTGGGACGGACGGCCAAGGAGCAGGCTCTCTACCAGGTAGCAGCTGTCTTCTTGACCATAGGAGTGTCAGCGCTTGGAGGCGTCCTTACAGGCTTTGTGTTGAAGCTGCCATACCTCGCATCTCCATCGGATGATTTCTGCTTTGATGATGAGCTGTTTTTTGATGTTCCTCTAGACTACGATTCACCAGTTAAACTCATTAATGTAAATACAACTGAGGATTCAGCTGCCTGA
- the LOC115361880 gene encoding RNA-binding protein 39-like isoform X1, which produces MADDFDVEAMLEAPYRKDDIKSSHANGHDEHSKKKKRSRTRSRSPGSRRRSKSRDRKKSKRRSKSREKKRSRSKEHHRSRSRSRERPGRYRARRSPFRKRSRSRSPFRKEKSPVRQPFDSLTPEERDARTVFCMQLAARIRARDLEDFFSAVGKVRDVRMISDRNSRRSKGIAYIEFQEATSVPLAIGLTGQRLLGVPIIVQASQAEKNRAAASANNLQKGSSGPMRLYVGSLHFNITEDMLRGIFEPFGRIEGIQLMMDSETGRSKGYGFISFADAECAKKALEQLNGFELAGRPMKVGHVTERTDASTASSFLDNDELERTGIDLGTTGRLQLMARLAEGTGLKIPPAAQQALQMSGSIPFGNMAATTGEMLESIVLDSPCCFVNFASDHHSFFPPAVPAPTQSQALNLPSQPLATHCLQLSNLFNPQSENDPGWDSEIQDDVIEECNKHGGIVHIYVDKNSAQGNVYVKCPSIPAAMATVNALHGRWFAGKMITAAYVPLPTYHNLFPDSVTAKQLLMPARR; this is translated from the exons ATGGCTGACGATTTTGACGTTGAGGCTATGCTGGAGGCTCCATACAGAAAG GATGACATCAAGTCCTCTCATGCAAACGGTCATGACGAGCACAGCAAGAA GAAAAAGAGGAGCCGAACACGGAGCCGGAGCCCCGGCTCTAGGAGACGGAGCAAAAGCCGGGACCGAaagaagagcaagaggaggagcaaAAGCCGAGAGAAAAAGCGAAGCCGCAGCAAAGAGCACCACCGCAGTCGCTCCCGGAGCAGGGAGCGTCCTGGGCGGTACAGAGCACGCAGGAGCCCCTT CCGGAAGCGATCCAGAAGTCGTAGCCCcttcagaaaagaaaagagtccAGTCAG GCAACCATTTGACAGTCTAACACCCGAGGAGAGGGATGCCCGCACAGTTTTCTGTATGCAGCTGGCAGCAAGAATCAGAGCTCGGGACCTGGAAGATTTCTTCTCAGCTGTAGGAAAA GTAAGAGATGTGCGAATGATCTCAGACAGAAATTCCAGGAGGTCAAAGGGCATTGCCTACATCGAATTTCAGGAGGCTACTTCTGTACCATTGGCTATTGGTTTGACTGGCCAGAGGCTTTTAGGAGTGCCCATCATCGTCCAGGCCTCTCAG GCGGAGAAAAACAGGGCAGCGGCCTCAGCCAATAACCTGCAGAAGGGGAGCTCTGGACCAATGCGGCTCTATGTGGGCTCACTGCATTTCAACATCACTGAGGACATGCTTAGGGGGATATTTGAGCCCTTTGGAAGG ATCGAGGGCATACAGCTCATGATGGACAGTGAAACTGGACGGTCCAAAGGATATGGCTTCATTTCG tttgcagATGCAGAGTGTGCAAAAAAGGCCTTGGAACAGCTGAATGGCTTTGAGCTAGCAGGGCGGCCGATGAAGGTGGGACATGTTACCGAGCGCACAGATGCATCCACCGCCAGCTCCTTCCTGGACAACGACGAGCTGGAGAGGACCGGCATCGACCTCGGCACCACAGGGCGTCTGCAGCTTATGGCTAGACTAGCAGAAG GAACCGGCTTGAAGATCCCACCTGCTGCCCAGCAGGCTCTGCAGATGAGTGGATCCATCCCCTTTGGAAACATGGCAGCTACAACAGGTGAGATGCTGGAGAGCATTGTTTTGGATTCACCATGCTGTTTTGTAAATTTTGCTTCTGAtcatcattctttttttcccccagctgtTCCAGCCCCGACTCAGAGCCAGGCCTTGAACCTGCCATCACAGCCGCTGGCCACACACTGCCTTCAGCTGTCCAACTTGTTCAACCCACAATC ggaaAATGATCCTGGCTGGGATTCTGAGATCCAAGATGATGTTATAGAGGAGTGCAACAAGCACGGAGGAATTGTTCACATTTACGTCGACAAGAACTCTGCTCAA GGTAATGTGTATGTGAAATGCCCGTCAATACCAGCAGCGATGGCTACTGTGAATGCTCTCCATGGACGCTGGTTTGCag GCAAAATGATAACAGCTGCCTACGTTCCCTTACCAACCTACCACAACCTCTTCCCTGACTCAGTAACGGCGAAGCAGCTGTTGATGCCGGCACGTCGATAG
- the LOC115361880 gene encoding RNA-binding protein 39-like isoform X2: MADDFDVEAMLEAPYRKDDIKSSHANGHDEHSKKKKRSRTRSRSPGSRRRSKSRDRKKSKRRSKSREKKRSRSKEHHRSRSRSRERPGRYRARRSPFRKRSRSRSPFRKEKSPVRQPFDSLTPEERDARTVFCMQLAARIRARDLEDFFSAVGKVRDVRMISDRNSRRSKGIAYIEFQEATSVPLAIGLTGQRLLGVPIIVQASQAEKNRAAASANNLQKGSSGPMRLYVGSLHFNITEDMLRGIFEPFGRIEGIQLMMDSETGRSKGYGFISFADAECAKKALEQLNGFELAGRPMKVGHVTERTDASTASSFLDNDELERTGIDLGTTGRLQLMARLAEGTGLKIPPAAQQALQMSGSIPFGNMAATTAVPAPTQSQALNLPSQPLATHCLQLSNLFNPQSENDPGWDSEIQDDVIEECNKHGGIVHIYVDKNSAQGNVYVKCPSIPAAMATVNALHGRWFAGKMITAAYVPLPTYHNLFPDSVTAKQLLMPARR; this comes from the exons ATGGCTGACGATTTTGACGTTGAGGCTATGCTGGAGGCTCCATACAGAAAG GATGACATCAAGTCCTCTCATGCAAACGGTCATGACGAGCACAGCAAGAA GAAAAAGAGGAGCCGAACACGGAGCCGGAGCCCCGGCTCTAGGAGACGGAGCAAAAGCCGGGACCGAaagaagagcaagaggaggagcaaAAGCCGAGAGAAAAAGCGAAGCCGCAGCAAAGAGCACCACCGCAGTCGCTCCCGGAGCAGGGAGCGTCCTGGGCGGTACAGAGCACGCAGGAGCCCCTT CCGGAAGCGATCCAGAAGTCGTAGCCCcttcagaaaagaaaagagtccAGTCAG GCAACCATTTGACAGTCTAACACCCGAGGAGAGGGATGCCCGCACAGTTTTCTGTATGCAGCTGGCAGCAAGAATCAGAGCTCGGGACCTGGAAGATTTCTTCTCAGCTGTAGGAAAA GTAAGAGATGTGCGAATGATCTCAGACAGAAATTCCAGGAGGTCAAAGGGCATTGCCTACATCGAATTTCAGGAGGCTACTTCTGTACCATTGGCTATTGGTTTGACTGGCCAGAGGCTTTTAGGAGTGCCCATCATCGTCCAGGCCTCTCAG GCGGAGAAAAACAGGGCAGCGGCCTCAGCCAATAACCTGCAGAAGGGGAGCTCTGGACCAATGCGGCTCTATGTGGGCTCACTGCATTTCAACATCACTGAGGACATGCTTAGGGGGATATTTGAGCCCTTTGGAAGG ATCGAGGGCATACAGCTCATGATGGACAGTGAAACTGGACGGTCCAAAGGATATGGCTTCATTTCG tttgcagATGCAGAGTGTGCAAAAAAGGCCTTGGAACAGCTGAATGGCTTTGAGCTAGCAGGGCGGCCGATGAAGGTGGGACATGTTACCGAGCGCACAGATGCATCCACCGCCAGCTCCTTCCTGGACAACGACGAGCTGGAGAGGACCGGCATCGACCTCGGCACCACAGGGCGTCTGCAGCTTATGGCTAGACTAGCAGAAG GAACCGGCTTGAAGATCCCACCTGCTGCCCAGCAGGCTCTGCAGATGAGTGGATCCATCCCCTTTGGAAACATGGCAGCTACAACAG ctgtTCCAGCCCCGACTCAGAGCCAGGCCTTGAACCTGCCATCACAGCCGCTGGCCACACACTGCCTTCAGCTGTCCAACTTGTTCAACCCACAATC ggaaAATGATCCTGGCTGGGATTCTGAGATCCAAGATGATGTTATAGAGGAGTGCAACAAGCACGGAGGAATTGTTCACATTTACGTCGACAAGAACTCTGCTCAA GGTAATGTGTATGTGAAATGCCCGTCAATACCAGCAGCGATGGCTACTGTGAATGCTCTCCATGGACGCTGGTTTGCag GCAAAATGATAACAGCTGCCTACGTTCCCTTACCAACCTACCACAACCTCTTCCCTGACTCAGTAACGGCGAAGCAGCTGTTGATGCCGGCACGTCGATAG